In Nocardia asteroides, the following proteins share a genomic window:
- a CDS encoding MFS transporter — MSGLATFRALPGAVRLLLVNHLVGHIGFYLLVPFLAEYLLEDLALSAAVVGVVLGVRNLSQQGLFLVGGSAADRLGARGVIMTGLAIRALGFALFAVGGSLPVVLAAAVLTGFAGALFNPAVRAFIARDSGDRSAQAFALFNVFGNAGSAIGPVVGTILIAAGFRISALVAAAIFAVLAVVQWLLLPARPLPRHDGGVAADFATVFTDRRFWAFTLALMPMFALMSQIYFLFTLQAQDSAGPGHGAGAVASLFVVETIAVVGLQVRVTTVLARRPRRGPAMALGMAIMGLAFLLPPAAAGMVTVSGNSLVDTAIRVSPVVAAAVLLAIGVTAVQPFVNEAIGRFAGDRLTGTYFGAFYLASGLFTVAATSLTGAVLDRTGGSLSWPPALLCTAAGLLSAAALLWLHRREVLPGPRPRACEPAPARQGRESGLRASESRPVGTERGVVEAVSERRGGRWSPR, encoded by the coding sequence GTGAGCGGGCTCGCCACCTTCCGCGCCCTGCCCGGCGCCGTCCGGCTGCTGCTGGTGAATCACCTGGTCGGACATATCGGTTTCTATCTGCTCGTCCCGTTCCTGGCGGAATATCTGCTCGAGGATCTCGCGCTCTCGGCGGCGGTGGTCGGCGTGGTACTCGGCGTGCGCAATCTGAGTCAGCAGGGCCTGTTCCTGGTGGGTGGTTCGGCGGCGGACCGGCTCGGCGCGCGCGGCGTGATCATGACCGGGCTGGCGATCCGCGCGCTAGGCTTCGCCCTGTTCGCCGTCGGCGGGTCGCTGCCGGTGGTGCTGGCCGCGGCCGTGCTCACCGGATTCGCCGGGGCACTGTTCAATCCGGCCGTGCGCGCGTTCATCGCCCGCGACAGCGGGGACCGATCGGCGCAGGCGTTCGCGCTGTTCAACGTGTTCGGCAACGCGGGCTCGGCGATCGGGCCGGTGGTCGGCACCATCCTGATCGCGGCGGGCTTCCGTATCTCGGCGCTGGTGGCGGCGGCCATCTTCGCCGTGCTGGCGGTGGTGCAGTGGCTGTTGCTGCCCGCCCGGCCGCTGCCGCGTCACGACGGCGGAGTCGCCGCCGACTTCGCCACCGTGTTCACCGACCGCCGGTTCTGGGCCTTCACCCTGGCCCTGATGCCGATGTTCGCCCTGATGAGCCAGATCTACTTCCTGTTCACCCTGCAAGCGCAGGACAGCGCGGGGCCCGGGCACGGCGCCGGTGCGGTGGCGTCGCTGTTCGTGGTGGAGACGATCGCGGTGGTGGGACTCCAGGTGCGGGTCACCACGGTGCTGGCACGCAGGCCGCGGCGCGGTCCCGCGATGGCGCTGGGCATGGCGATCATGGGCCTGGCGTTCCTGCTGCCGCCCGCGGCCGCCGGGATGGTCACCGTTTCGGGAAACAGCCTCGTGGACACGGCGATCCGCGTCTCCCCGGTGGTCGCGGCGGCGGTGCTGCTGGCGATCGGCGTGACGGCCGTGCAGCCGTTCGTCAACGAGGCCATCGGCCGCTTCGCCGGCGATCGCCTGACCGGCACCTATTTCGGCGCCTTCTACCTGGCTTCGGGCCTGTTCACGGTCGCGGCCACCTCGCTCACCGGCGCCGTACTCGACCGCACGGGCGGCTCCCTGAGCTGGCCACCGGCCTTGCTGTGCACCGCCGCCGGGCTGCTGTCGGCCGCCGCGCTGCTGTGGCTGCACCGGCGCGAGGTATTGCCCGGACCGCGGCCACGGGCCTGCGAACCAGCGCCCGCGCGCCAGGGCCGCGAGTCCGGGCTGCGGGCGAGCGAGTCCCGCCCTGTCGGCACCGAGCGCGGTGTGGTCGAGGCCGTGTCCGAGCGGCGCGGCGGAAGGTGGTCGCCGCGATGA
- a CDS encoding GHMP family kinase ATP-binding protein yields MTIETSSGIGVGRAYGSCGELLQGVTARNRHFLVTLPIRRGSVAVFEPGDAPTTVAPEHKSKARRLAEAMIARSPVLRGGRLTVHSELPEGKGLASSTADLVATARAVADAEERALPVAELEADLRAIEPSDGVMYPGTVAYFHREVRLLARFGTLPALTIVTGDEGGAVDTVEFNRDTPCFSAADKREYDRLLDALGRAVVRGDVAGIGAVATRSAVLSTALRARPHLDDTIAAARAIGAAGVVVAHSGTTTGIVLADAHPRRREQVLAAREICARFACSVTVHHSWRPGRSAETRHPTVDHTYLSTVVRPESSPR; encoded by the coding sequence ATGACGATCGAAACATCCTCGGGAATCGGTGTCGGGCGCGCCTACGGCAGTTGCGGGGAGTTGTTGCAGGGCGTCACCGCGCGAAATCGGCACTTCCTGGTGACCCTGCCGATCCGGCGCGGCTCGGTCGCGGTGTTCGAACCGGGCGACGCGCCGACAACCGTGGCGCCGGAACACAAATCGAAGGCCCGGCGACTCGCCGAGGCCATGATCGCCCGGTCACCTGTATTGCGGGGCGGACGGCTCACCGTGCACAGCGAGCTGCCCGAGGGCAAGGGGCTGGCGAGCTCGACCGCTGATCTCGTGGCCACCGCACGGGCCGTCGCCGACGCCGAGGAACGCGCGCTGCCGGTCGCCGAACTGGAAGCCGACCTGCGTGCCATCGAGCCGTCGGACGGGGTCATGTACCCGGGCACCGTCGCGTACTTCCACCGGGAGGTCCGGCTGCTGGCCCGGTTCGGCACGCTGCCCGCGCTGACGATCGTCACCGGCGACGAGGGCGGCGCCGTCGACACCGTCGAATTCAACCGGGACACACCCTGTTTCAGCGCCGCCGACAAACGCGAATACGACCGGCTGCTCGACGCGCTGGGACGCGCGGTCGTCCGGGGCGATGTGGCGGGCATCGGCGCGGTGGCCACCCGCAGCGCGGTGCTTAGTACCGCGCTGCGCGCCCGGCCGCACCTGGACGACACGATCGCGGCGGCCCGAGCCATCGGCGCGGCCGGTGTCGTGGTCGCGCACAGCGGCACCACCACCGGCATCGTGCTGGCCGACGCCCACCCGCGCCGGCGCGAACAGGTCCTCGCCGCGCGCGAGATCTGCGCCCGGTTCGCCTGTTCGGTCACCGTGCACCACTCGTGGCGGCCCGGCCGCTCCGCCGAGACCCGCCATCCCACAGTCGACCACACGTATCTGTCGACCGTAGTCCGACCAGAGAGCAGTCCGCGATGA